The following proteins are co-located in the Acinetobacter shaoyimingii genome:
- a CDS encoding fimbrial biogenesis chaperone produces the protein MIRTFLAVVLTAFAACSSMAGIAVGNTRIIYPADAQSVNVSLNNLVKKPALAQVWIDNGDASKIPSAHEIPFLVTPPVSRLAPEAEQIVRVIMKPNFKLAQDRESLYWFNMLDIPPIAKENQDKNQLQLSVRSRLKLFYRPSTLNMSQKQAFTALAFHKVLNTKKIEIDNPTPYYITLNKLEFKGSSLSVYYAVDTMLAPYSKQNIELDKANSALNKVKYEVINDLGGYVEFDTVVN, from the coding sequence ATGATAAGAACTTTTCTAGCAGTCGTACTCACAGCATTCGCAGCTTGCTCATCTATGGCAGGTATTGCTGTTGGAAATACTCGCATTATTTATCCAGCCGACGCCCAAAGTGTGAATGTGAGTTTAAATAACTTGGTCAAAAAACCTGCGCTGGCGCAGGTTTGGATTGACAATGGCGATGCCAGTAAAATTCCTTCTGCCCATGAAATACCATTTTTGGTGACGCCACCAGTCAGTCGTTTGGCACCAGAAGCTGAACAAATTGTTCGTGTGATTATGAAGCCGAATTTTAAATTGGCACAGGATCGTGAAAGTTTGTATTGGTTCAATATGTTAGATATTCCACCTATTGCAAAAGAAAACCAAGATAAAAACCAGCTTCAACTGTCTGTTCGTAGTCGCTTAAAATTATTTTACCGTCCATCAACTTTAAATATGTCTCAGAAGCAAGCGTTTACTGCTTTAGCTTTTCATAAGGTTTTAAATACAAAAAAGATCGAGATTGACAATCCAACACCATATTACATCACCTTAAATAAGCTTGAATTTAAAGGATCAAGTCTCTCTGTATACTACGCAGTGGATACAATGCTTGCACCTTATAGCAAACAAAATATTGAACTTGATAAAGCCAACAGTGCTTTAAATAAAGTGAAATATGAAGTGATCAATGATTTGGGTGGCTATGTAGAATTTGATACTGTTGTCAATTGA